In one window of Nicotiana tabacum cultivar K326 chromosome 12, ASM71507v2, whole genome shotgun sequence DNA:
- the LOC142167233 gene encoding uncharacterized protein LOC142167233, whose amino-acid sequence MAEYEACILGIRMAIDMNIKELLVIGDSHLLIHQVQEEWSTNIVKILLYLHCVKVLCKKFTKIEFKRVPIIQNEFADALATLSSMIQHPDKHYIDPIEVEIKDQHAYCFYVKDEPDGKP is encoded by the coding sequence atggctgaatacgaggcatgTATCCTTGGAATCAgaatggcaatcgacatgaacatCAAGGAACTTTTGGTCATAGGAGATTCCCATTTGTTGATCCACCAAGTCCAAGAAGAATGGTCAACCAATATTGTCAAGATACTTCTATACTTGCACTGCGTGAAGGTGTTGTGCAAGAAGTTTACAAAGATTGAGTTCAAGCGCGTCCCCATAATTCAGAACGAGTTCGCAGACGCCCTTGCGACCTtatcatctatgattcagcatccagacAAGCACTACATCGACCCCATTGAGGTAGAAATCAAGGATCAACACGCCTATTGCTTCTATGTGAAGGACGAACCAGATGGTAAACCTTAG